AGGTGGTTTTCGAGGAAGCTCGACGTGTCTTGAGACCTGGAGGCACACTCGCACTCTACGAAATTTGCGCCGGATCAGGCGGCGATACTGTGTTCCCGGTCCCCTGGGCATCGGATGCGTCCCTCAGCAATCTCGTTAAACCCGAGCGTCTCCAAGAACTCGTTACGGATATCGGTTTCGACGAGTTCGCCTGGCAGGATGTCACCGAGCCGAGCCTCGAGTGGTTCCGCGACGTAGTCGAGTCGATGCAGTCACGACCTCCGACTGCGCCACAACCGCTCGGACTCAACCTCCTCATGGGGTCCGAGACGCCGGTGAAAGCAATGAATGTCGTTCAGAACCTAGAGGAGGAACGGATTGTCGTCATCCAAGGCATATACGAACGGGTCAGTCTCCCGTCTGGTAGGTCTTCCGGAACAGCAACCGATATCGAGTAGTGAAATTCACGACATCCATGTGGGCCATTCTGCGTTTCGTCAGTACTGGATAAGCGCCTTGTGTTCAGCACGCGATTCCGAATATCTATCAGTCCTGATAGACCGTCCAGCGTTCAATAAGCACGCGGAGTGACTATTCGATTTCTAGCTGGCCACTGCCGCTGCCCTCCCCATTGGCGTTCTCATCCCATTCGAGTTCGAACTCGACACTTAATTCAGTCATATTGCCAGCCGGGCCTTCGCGTTCAGCTTTGACCTCAAAGGTCGGTCGGGCAGGAGGATTCAGGGTTACAGACTCGGAGCCTGCTTTCAGGCTGATAGCGTTTCCGTTGTCGAGATTGTCCGCGACTTTCCGAAGGTACGATGCAATCTCTTCTCGACTCTGGTCGCTTTCCGATTTGAACAGAACTTCTTCAGGCATACTGAACGATACGTTGCCTGCCCCGATAAGTGAATCCCCTGTA
The sequence above is a segment of the Natrinema sp. HArc-T2 genome. Coding sequences within it:
- a CDS encoding amphi-Trp domain-containing protein: MPEEVLFKSESDQSREEIASYLRKVADNLDNGNAISLKAGSESVTLNPPARPTFEVKAEREGPAGNMTELSVEFELEWDENANGEGSGSGQLEIE